In Cloacibacillus sp., the following proteins share a genomic window:
- a CDS encoding P27 family phage terminase small subunit, whose protein sequence is MVTRGRKPKPAEPKELVGRSHHKKEAPPATLEIDAQPIEDYNYLPSPGELWDNLIKAGVVKMSDRLAFVRYHDLLTIYTDAARDVGERGQILNKGKSNERYNPSWRIMRDAQQELSRLEAEFALTPSLKRRVMQPVDAAVFEDGESEYEEMRKKQRKTRNCLRE, encoded by the coding sequence ATGGTAACTCGAGGGAGAAAACCGAAACCAGCAGAGCCAAAAGAACTTGTCGGAAGAAGTCATCACAAAAAAGAAGCGCCGCCGGCAACACTCGAAATTGACGCGCAGCCCATAGAAGATTATAACTACTTGCCGTCGCCGGGCGAATTATGGGACAACCTTATAAAGGCCGGCGTTGTAAAAATGAGCGACCGCCTTGCTTTTGTGCGTTATCATGACTTGCTTACCATCTATACCGACGCCGCCAGAGATGTGGGGGAGCGCGGGCAAATCCTTAACAAGGGCAAATCGAATGAACGATATAACCCGTCATGGCGAATCATGCGGGATGCTCAACAAGAGCTATCGCGGCTTGAGGCGGAATTTGCTCTAACGCCGTCGTTGAAACGGCGCGTAATGCAGCCCGTTGACGCCGCCGTATTTGAGGACGGTGAAAGCGAGTATGAAGAAATGCGAAAAAAACAGCGTAAAACCCGTAATTGCCTCAGAGAATAG